The proteins below are encoded in one region of Chitinophagaceae bacterium:
- a CDS encoding O-acetylhomoserine aminocarboxypropyltransferase/cysteine synthase, whose protein sequence is MSNKLHFETLQLHAGQQIDPTTKSRAVPIYQTTSYGFDNSEHAANLFGLRAFGNIYTRIMNPTSDVFEQRIAALEGGVAALAVGSGQAAQFIALNNILQAGDNFISTSYLYGGTYNQFKVAFKRLGVEARFADGDDAESFVKHIDKNTKAIYLETIGNPRLNIPDFKKFADLAKEYDLPLIVDNPFGAGGYLFHPIEQGSNIVVESATKWIGGHGTTIGGVIVDGGNYNWGNGKFPQFTEPSEGYHGLKFWDIFGEGNPLGLPNIAFIIRARVEGLRDFGSAQSPFNSFLLLQGLETLSLRVERHVQNALALAQWLETHPSVEFVLYPGLKSNPYHELAKKYLTNGFGGVLQVGIKGGRANAEKFINSLKLISHLANVGDAKTLAIHPASTTHEQLSETEQIASGVDPNLVRISVGIEHIDDIKADIEQAFQAVFEKELVG, encoded by the coding sequence ATGAGTAACAAACTTCATTTTGAAACATTGCAATTGCATGCAGGTCAGCAAATCGATCCAACTACAAAATCACGTGCTGTACCAATTTATCAAACAACTTCCTATGGCTTTGATAACAGTGAACATGCTGCTAATTTATTTGGCTTAAGAGCATTCGGAAATATCTATACCCGTATCATGAATCCAACCAGTGATGTGTTTGAACAACGCATCGCAGCACTGGAAGGCGGTGTAGCTGCATTGGCAGTGGGCAGCGGACAGGCTGCACAGTTTATTGCACTGAACAATATTCTGCAGGCAGGTGATAATTTTATTTCTACTTCCTATTTATATGGCGGAACCTACAACCAGTTCAAAGTAGCTTTCAAACGTCTTGGTGTTGAAGCACGCTTTGCCGATGGTGATGATGCAGAAAGTTTTGTAAAGCATATCGACAAGAATACAAAAGCGATCTATTTAGAAACCATTGGTAATCCCCGCTTAAATATTCCTGACTTTAAAAAATTTGCCGATCTGGCGAAGGAATATGATCTGCCATTAATCGTTGACAATCCATTTGGAGCCGGTGGTTATTTGTTCCACCCAATTGAACAAGGATCAAATATTGTTGTTGAAAGTGCAACAAAATGGATCGGTGGTCATGGTACAACTATTGGTGGTGTAATTGTTGATGGTGGTAACTATAACTGGGGTAACGGAAAGTTTCCGCAGTTTACAGAACCAAGTGAAGGTTATCATGGATTGAAATTCTGGGATATTTTTGGTGAAGGCAATCCTTTGGGTTTACCAAATATTGCATTCATTATCCGTGCAAGGGTAGAAGGTTTGAGAGATTTTGGTTCTGCTCAAAGCCCGTTCAATTCATTCCTGTTGTTACAGGGGCTTGAAACACTTTCGCTTCGTGTTGAACGTCATGTACAGAATGCATTGGCATTGGCACAATGGCTGGAAACACATCCATCTGTTGAGTTTGTATTGTATCCGGGATTGAAAAGCAATCCTTATCATGAACTGGCGAAGAAATATTTAACCAATGGATTTGGTGGCGTATTACAGGTAGGTATTAAAGGCGGAAGAGCAAATGCTGAGAAGTTTATCAATTCATTGAAACTGATCAGTCACCTGGCAAATGTGGGTGATGCAAAAACATTGGCCATTCATCCGGCAAGCACTACACATGAACAGTTAAGCGAAACTGAACAGATAGCATCAGGAGTAGATCCAAACTTAGTACGCATCAGTGTGGGTATTGAGCATATTGATGATATTAAAGCAGATATTGAACAGGCTTTCCAGGCAGTATTTGAAAAAGAATTAGTAGGATAA
- a CDS encoding homoserine dehydrogenase, with amino-acid sequence MSSDKQLVIGLFGFGVVGEGLYKVLQQTPSLNAKIKKVCIKNPEKKRNAPDELFTTDKNVLLNDTEINVIVEVINESESAFHIVSTALKNGKEVVSASKKMIAEHLPELLQLQIDTGLSFLYEASACASIPVIRNLEEYYDNDLLHGIRGIVNGSTNYILTKMFEEKLDFKQALLQAQQLGFAEADPTLDVDGWDAVNKWVILLLHAYGIVSKPTGILFTGIQNIQGTDASVGREKNFEIRLVGQAKKLQNGKVAAFVLPQFVKHDDHLSFVKNEYNGAVVESSFSDKQFFYGKGAGSFPTASAVLSDISALRYDYKYEYKKLYYHQPNELTTDFYLKVYVSFDDWNFVPKERFEWIEEWHAESDRKYLIGVLPATELLNNNWWRENGTSLILTPEPIIEDVEIRKLKKKSLELAGLNLN; translated from the coding sequence ATGTCATCAGATAAACAGTTAGTCATTGGGTTATTTGGATTTGGAGTGGTAGGGGAAGGTTTGTATAAAGTATTGCAGCAAACCCCTTCGCTGAATGCAAAGATTAAAAAAGTTTGTATTAAGAATCCTGAAAAGAAAAGAAATGCCCCGGATGAATTATTTACAACCGATAAGAATGTGTTGCTAAATGATACAGAGATCAATGTAATTGTAGAAGTGATCAATGAAAGTGAATCGGCTTTTCACATTGTTTCAACAGCATTAAAGAATGGTAAAGAAGTGGTGAGTGCCAGCAAGAAGATGATTGCAGAACATTTACCTGAATTATTACAGTTGCAAATTGATACAGGTCTTTCCTTCCTGTACGAAGCATCAGCCTGTGCATCTATCCCCGTTATCCGTAACCTCGAAGAATATTATGATAATGATCTGTTACATGGCATCAGGGGAATTGTAAATGGCAGTACCAATTATATTCTCACTAAAATGTTTGAAGAGAAGCTTGATTTCAAACAGGCATTGTTACAGGCTCAGCAATTAGGTTTTGCAGAAGCAGATCCTACGCTGGATGTGGATGGCTGGGATGCAGTAAACAAATGGGTAATCCTGCTATTACATGCTTATGGTATCGTTTCAAAACCAACAGGGATTTTATTTACGGGTATTCAGAATATACAGGGAACTGATGCTTCCGTAGGCCGTGAAAAGAATTTTGAAATTCGTTTGGTAGGACAGGCAAAAAAGTTACAGAATGGAAAAGTGGCTGCATTTGTATTACCTCAGTTTGTAAAACATGATGATCATTTGTCATTTGTAAAGAATGAGTACAATGGTGCAGTGGTTGAAAGTTCTTTTTCTGATAAGCAATTCTTTTACGGTAAGGGAGCAGGCTCATTCCCCACAGCATCTGCTGTACTGAGTGATATCTCCGCTTTACGTTATGATTATAAGTATGAGTATAAGAAATTATACTATCATCAGCCAAATGAATTGACAACTGATTTCTATCTCAAAGTATATGTTAGCTTTGATGACTGGAACTTTGTTCCGAAAGAGCGTTTTGAATGGATTGAAGAGTGGCATGCAGAAAGCGACCGTAAGTATCTGATTGGCGTATTACCTGCAACAGAATTGCTTAATAATAACTGGTGGAGAGAAAACGGCACATCGCTTATTTTAACTCCCGAACCAATTATTGAAGATGTGGAGATCAGGAAATTAAAAAAGAAAAGCCTTGAACTGGCTGGATTAAATCTCAACTGA
- the cysD gene encoding sulfate adenylyltransferase subunit CysD, whose amino-acid sequence MSQYKLNYLEQLEAESIHIFREVAAQFERPALLFSGGKDSITLVHLARKAFAPGKIPFPLVHIDTGHNFPEALAFRDWMANDVGATLVVRKVEDTIKERSLTEPKGKFPSRNWLQTYTLLDTIEEFKFDCCIGGARRDEEKARAKERIFSVRDEFGQWNPKLQRPELWSIYNGRIQKGENVRVFPISNWTELDIWNYIRTEKIDLPSIYFSHDREVIEHEGQLVAMSEHVQLSEGDKVVTKRVRYRTVGDMTCTAAVESNASTLEEVVNEIIATKISERGETRIDDKVTEAAMEDRKKNGYF is encoded by the coding sequence ATGAGTCAATATAAGTTAAATTACCTGGAGCAGTTGGAAGCGGAAAGTATTCACATTTTCCGTGAAGTTGCGGCACAGTTTGAAAGACCCGCTTTATTATTCAGCGGAGGCAAGGATTCCATTACACTTGTGCATTTAGCAAGAAAAGCATTTGCACCCGGAAAGATTCCTTTTCCTTTAGTGCATATTGATACAGGTCATAATTTTCCTGAAGCATTGGCATTCCGTGACTGGATGGCAAATGACGTAGGCGCAACTTTGGTTGTAAGAAAAGTAGAAGATACAATCAAAGAGAGAAGCCTTACCGAGCCAAAAGGAAAATTTCCAAGCCGCAACTGGTTACAGACATACACATTGTTAGATACTATTGAAGAATTCAAGTTTGATTGCTGCATTGGCGGTGCAAGAAGAGATGAAGAAAAGGCAAGAGCTAAGGAGCGGATTTTTTCTGTAAGAGATGAGTTTGGTCAGTGGAACCCAAAGTTGCAAAGACCTGAATTGTGGAGCATTTATAACGGACGTATACAGAAAGGCGAAAATGTTCGTGTGTTCCCGATCAGCAACTGGACTGAACTGGATATCTGGAATTATATCCGTACAGAAAAAATTGATCTTCCTTCAATCTATTTTTCACATGACAGGGAAGTGATTGAACATGAAGGTCAGCTGGTGGCAATGAGTGAACATGTACAACTTTCTGAAGGCGATAAAGTAGTAACAAAGAGAGTTCGTTATCGCACAGTTGGCGATATGACCTGCACCGCTGCAGTTGAATCAAATGCATCAACGCTTGAAGAAGTGGTGAATGAAATTATCGCTACCAAGATCAGTGAACGGGGCGAAACAAGAATAGACGATAAAGTAACAGAAGCAGCAATGGAAGACAGAAAAAAGAACGGCTACTTCTAA
- a CDS encoding GNAT family N-acetyltransferase has translation MKLNWAIKKFDELTPHELYAIMWLRNEVFVVEQNCVFQDADFKDQQSWHLMGWADDKQLMAYSRILPQGLAYVQPSIGRVVTNPAARKEGAGRELMNTAIAHCCKLFGEQDIKIGAQLYLLKFYSSLGFERSGEVYLEDGIEHVEMIRFFKNQ, from the coding sequence ATGAAATTAAATTGGGCAATCAAAAAATTTGATGAATTAACTCCGCATGAGTTGTATGCCATCATGTGGTTAAGGAATGAGGTATTTGTAGTAGAACAGAATTGCGTGTTCCAGGATGCTGATTTTAAAGATCAGCAAAGCTGGCATTTAATGGGGTGGGCTGATGACAAACAACTCATGGCTTACAGCAGAATATTACCCCAGGGCTTAGCGTATGTACAACCTTCAATAGGAAGAGTAGTAACAAATCCTGCAGCACGTAAAGAAGGAGCTGGAAGAGAGTTAATGAATACAGCCATAGCTCATTGCTGTAAACTGTTTGGCGAACAGGATATTAAAATCGGGGCACAATTATACCTGTTGAAATTTTATTCATCACTGGGATTTGAAAGGTCAGGAGAAGTTTATTTGGAAGATGGAATAGAACATGTTGAAATGATTCGTTTTTTTAAAAACCAATAA
- the uvrA gene encoding excinuclease ABC subunit UvrA, protein MSDLVNDQIEVSGARVHNLKNIDVSIPKNKLVVITGISGSGKSSLAFDTIYAEGQRRYMETFGAYARQFVGDMERPDVDKITGLSPVISIEQKTTNKNPRSTVGTITEVYDFLRLLFARVGEAYSYNTGKKMVKWSEEEIVENIFQRFDEQKILLLAPLVRGRKGHYRELFEDIRKKGFVKVRIDGEVKDLVPKMQVDRYKIHDIEVVVDRLKVSDDFKVRISQSVQQTLKLGKDLMFIGTEKGAVVSYSKQLMCEDTGLSYEEPSPNAFSFNSPYGACPTCKGLGNVYTIDMELVLPDKTKTVKEGGIAPLGEEREASVFQQVIAFAKKYKIKLDLPVKDLTKEQLELLLFGDKNINASLEVDPGDETVPQEYTGSYEGIIPMLKRWFVSPNSTEALRDWVTQFMTLQTCGSCNGARLKKESLWFKVEDRNIAELSELNLDNLAAWFDGLELRISNRQAAIGKDVLKEIRERLQFLLNVGLTYLTLNRSSKSLSGGESQRIRLATQIGSQLQGITYILDEPSIGLHQRDNHRLIDALKNLRDVGNSVLVVEHDKDIMLAADHLIDVGPQAGKHGGTIVSAGTPKQVLASGSDTAKYLNGEKKIAIPAERRKGNGKFIELKGSTGNNLQNVNIKLPLGKLIVVTGVSGSGKSTLINETLYPILNKYCYDSKAIPMPYKSIKGLEHIDKVIEIDQSPIGRTPRSNPATYCGFFTEIRTLFAAIPEAKIRGYNAGRFSFNVKTGRCDVCEGGGMRVIEMNFLPDVYVHCEKCNGKRYNRETLEIRYKGKCIADILDMTVEEAVDFFQPVPYLYRKIKVLADVGLGYITLGQSAVTLSGGEAQRVKLSTELGKKDTGKTFYILDEPTTGLHFQDIQHLLDVLNKLTDRGNTVLVIEHNMDVIKVADHIIDLGPEGGDGGGQILFEGTPEELLECKESYTAQFLKPEM, encoded by the coding sequence ATGAGCGACTTAGTAAATGATCAGATAGAGGTTTCAGGCGCAAGGGTGCATAACCTGAAAAATATTGATGTAAGTATTCCTAAAAATAAGCTGGTTGTAATTACCGGCATTAGTGGTAGCGGCAAATCTTCTTTAGCATTTGATACAATTTATGCAGAAGGTCAGCGCCGGTATATGGAAACTTTTGGTGCATATGCCAGGCAGTTTGTTGGCGATATGGAACGGCCCGATGTTGATAAAATCACCGGGCTCTCTCCCGTTATTTCGATTGAGCAAAAAACAACCAATAAAAACCCTCGCTCAACAGTTGGTACTATAACCGAAGTGTATGACTTCCTTCGTTTGCTGTTTGCAAGAGTTGGTGAAGCCTATTCATACAACACAGGTAAGAAAATGGTGAAGTGGAGCGAAGAAGAAATTGTTGAAAATATTTTCCAGCGATTTGACGAACAGAAAATCTTATTACTTGCTCCATTGGTAAGAGGACGTAAAGGACATTACCGTGAATTGTTTGAAGACATAAGGAAGAAAGGTTTTGTAAAAGTGCGGATCGATGGTGAAGTAAAAGATCTTGTTCCAAAAATGCAGGTTGACCGTTACAAGATTCATGATATTGAAGTGGTGGTTGACCGTTTGAAAGTAAGTGATGATTTCAAAGTGCGCATCAGCCAGAGTGTACAGCAAACATTAAAGTTGGGAAAAGACCTGATGTTTATTGGAACAGAAAAAGGTGCTGTTGTTTCTTATTCCAAGCAGCTGATGTGTGAAGATACAGGGCTCAGTTATGAAGAACCATCACCCAATGCATTTTCATTTAACTCACCTTATGGTGCATGCCCAACCTGTAAAGGATTGGGAAATGTGTATACCATTGATATGGAACTTGTACTTCCAGACAAAACAAAAACAGTGAAGGAAGGTGGTATTGCTCCTTTAGGTGAAGAACGGGAAGCCAGTGTGTTTCAGCAAGTGATTGCTTTTGCAAAAAAGTATAAGATCAAATTAGATCTACCTGTAAAAGATTTAACGAAAGAACAATTAGAATTACTGTTGTTTGGTGATAAAAATATCAATGCGTCACTTGAAGTGGATCCGGGCGATGAAACAGTACCCCAGGAATATACAGGAAGTTATGAGGGTATTATTCCAATGCTGAAACGTTGGTTCGTTTCACCAAACAGTACAGAAGCTCTGCGTGACTGGGTAACACAATTTATGACATTGCAAACCTGTGGCAGCTGCAATGGTGCAAGATTAAAGAAAGAAAGTTTATGGTTTAAAGTTGAAGATAGAAATATTGCTGAGTTAAGTGAATTGAACCTCGATAATCTTGCTGCATGGTTTGATGGACTGGAACTCCGTATCAGTAACAGGCAGGCAGCAATTGGAAAAGATGTATTAAAAGAAATCAGGGAACGTTTACAATTTCTCTTGAATGTTGGGTTGACTTATCTCACATTAAACCGTTCTTCAAAATCATTGAGTGGTGGTGAAAGCCAGCGTATCCGTTTGGCAACACAGATCGGATCTCAACTGCAGGGCATCACTTATATTTTAGATGAACCGAGTATCGGTTTGCATCAAAGGGATAATCACCGTTTAATAGATGCATTGAAAAATCTAAGGGATGTAGGCAACAGTGTGCTGGTTGTTGAACATGATAAAGATATTATGCTTGCTGCTGATCATTTGATCGATGTTGGACCGCAGGCAGGGAAACATGGTGGTACAATTGTTTCAGCAGGAACTCCAAAACAAGTTCTTGCATCAGGCAGTGACACAGCTAAATATCTGAATGGTGAAAAGAAGATTGCAATACCAGCTGAAAGAAGAAAGGGCAATGGGAAATTTATAGAATTAAAAGGATCAACAGGTAACAACCTGCAGAATGTAAACATTAAACTTCCTCTCGGCAAACTGATTGTTGTAACAGGAGTAAGTGGCAGTGGCAAGAGTACACTCATCAATGAAACACTCTATCCAATTCTCAACAAATATTGTTACGATTCAAAAGCGATTCCAATGCCTTATAAATCCATTAAGGGATTGGAACATATTGATAAAGTAATTGAAATTGATCAGTCACCTATTGGCCGTACGCCAAGAAGTAACCCTGCCACCTATTGCGGATTTTTTACTGAGATCAGGACTTTATTTGCGGCAATACCTGAAGCAAAGATTCGTGGATACAATGCAGGAAGGTTTTCTTTCAATGTAAAAACCGGGCGTTGTGATGTTTGTGAAGGCGGAGGCATGCGTGTTATTGAAATGAATTTCCTTCCCGATGTTTATGTCCATTGTGAGAAATGTAATGGCAAACGATATAACAGGGAAACATTAGAAATCCGTTACAAAGGAAAATGCATTGCCGACATACTGGACATGACTGTTGAAGAAGCAGTTGATTTTTTTCAGCCTGTTCCATACCTGTACCGCAAAATAAAAGTACTGGCAGATGTTGGGCTTGGTTATATCACACTTGGTCAGAGTGCTGTTACATTAAGCGGTGGTGAAGCACAGCGTGTAAAACTTTCAACTGAGTTGGGAAAAAAAGATACCGGCAAAACGTTTTATATTCTTGATGAGCCTACAACAGGTTTGCATTTCCAGGATATTCAGCATCTGCTGGATGTATTAAATAAATTAACCGACAGAGGAAACACCGTTCTGGTAATTGAACACAACATGGATGTCATTAAAGTGGCAGATCATATTATTGATCTTGGACCTGAGGGTGGTGATGGTGGCGGACAAATTTTATTTGAAGGAACTCCCGAAGAATTATTAGAATGTAAAGAAAGTTATACTGCACAGTTTTTAAAACCAGAAATGTAA
- a CDS encoding phosphoadenylyl-sulfate reductase, with product MSQQAIITELENLLKDQSPEAGLRLLNQRFEGSIVFSTSFGLEDQAISHLIFSEHLPIEVFTLDTGRMFTETYSTWRQTLESYQHPIKAYYPNAEAIQDFVTEKGPNSFYESVENRKGCCFIRKVEPLQRALKGKQIWITGLRAEQSPNRQNVPQLEWDEANQVIKFHPILHWTWAELNEFIQKNHVPYNSLHDKGFVSIGCAPCTRAIRPDEDFRAGRWWWEDSSKKECGLHEHAEIEEGKKS from the coding sequence ATGAGTCAACAGGCAATTATAACGGAACTGGAAAACCTGCTGAAGGATCAAAGTCCAGAAGCAGGTCTTCGATTGTTGAATCAACGATTCGAAGGAAGTATTGTGTTCTCTACAAGTTTTGGCTTAGAAGATCAGGCTATCAGTCACCTGATCTTCAGTGAGCACCTGCCCATTGAAGTCTTTACGCTTGATACGGGCAGAATGTTTACTGAAACCTACAGTACATGGAGGCAAACGCTGGAATCTTATCAGCATCCCATCAAAGCCTATTATCCAAATGCGGAGGCAATTCAGGATTTTGTAACTGAAAAAGGGCCGAATTCATTTTATGAATCGGTTGAAAACAGGAAGGGATGTTGTTTTATCCGTAAGGTTGAGCCATTGCAAAGGGCTCTGAAAGGGAAGCAAATCTGGATTACAGGGTTAAGGGCTGAACAAAGTCCCAACCGACAGAATGTGCCTCAACTGGAGTGGGATGAAGCCAACCAGGTGATTAAATTTCACCCCATACTTCACTGGACATGGGCAGAACTGAATGAATTCATTCAGAAAAATCATGTTCCTTATAATTCACTGCACGACAAAGGATTTGTCAGCATTGGTTGTGCCCCCTGCACAAGAGCCATCAGGCCGGACGAAGATTTCAGGGCCGGTCGCTGGTGGTGGGAAGACAGCAGCAAAAAGGAATGCGGACTGCATGAACATGCAGAAATTGAAGAAGGAAAAAAATCCTGA
- the metX gene encoding homoserine O-acetyltransferase — protein MSTEIFSYNKPFRLESGALLNEYHLAYTTLGKLNESKSNVVWIFHALTANSDPSEWWTGLVGEGKLFDPAKYFIVCVNMPGSAYGSIGPFDKNPLTGDPYYHEFPWFTTRDMIRAYDPLRKSLGIEKIFLGIGGSMGGQQLLEWAIEEPQLFEHIVPIATNAFHSAWGIAFNSSQRLAIEADQTWKNKADDAGSEGLIAARSIALLSYRHYDAYGISQIEESNDELENFKSESYQRYQGEKLVKRYNAFSYYFLSKGMDAHNVGRSRSSIELALKEITARTLVIGISNDILFPVSEQQFLANTISGANFKTIESFYGHDGFFAEYDQITKAINSFLQQTQKGN, from the coding sequence ATGTCAACAGAAATATTTTCATATAATAAACCATTCAGGTTAGAATCGGGTGCACTGCTCAATGAATATCATTTAGCCTATACGACATTGGGTAAGCTGAATGAATCAAAAAGCAATGTGGTTTGGATTTTTCATGCATTAACGGCCAACAGTGATCCCTCAGAATGGTGGACTGGTTTGGTAGGTGAAGGAAAGTTATTTGATCCTGCTAAATATTTTATTGTATGTGTCAACATGCCTGGCAGCGCATATGGTAGTATTGGTCCATTTGATAAAAATCCTTTAACCGGTGACCCTTATTATCATGAGTTTCCCTGGTTCACTACAAGAGATATGATTCGTGCTTATGATCCATTACGCAAATCTTTGGGCATCGAAAAAATATTTCTTGGTATTGGCGGCAGCATGGGTGGTCAGCAATTACTGGAGTGGGCTATTGAAGAACCGCAATTGTTTGAACATATTGTACCAATCGCAACCAATGCTTTTCATTCTGCATGGGGAATTGCTTTCAATTCATCACAACGTTTGGCTATTGAAGCAGATCAAACATGGAAAAATAAAGCAGATGATGCAGGCAGTGAAGGATTGATTGCAGCAAGAAGCATTGCATTACTTTCTTACCGTCATTACGATGCTTATGGCATCAGCCAGATTGAAGAAAGTAATGATGAGCTGGAAAACTTCAAGAGTGAATCTTATCAGCGTTACCAGGGCGAAAAATTAGTGAAGCGGTATAATGCATTCAGTTATTATTTTCTTAGTAAAGGAATGGACGCTCATAATGTTGGCCGCAGCCGTTCTTCTATTGAACTGGCATTAAAAGAAATTACTGCCAGAACACTGGTGATCGGTATCAGCAATGATATTTTATTTCCTGTTAGCGAACAGCAGTTTCTTGCCAATACAATCAGCGGGGCAAATTTTAAAACTATCGAATCATTTTATGGTCATGATGGCTTTTTTGCTGAGTATGACCAAATCACAAAAGCAATCAACTCTTTTCTGCAGCAAACTCAAAAGGGCAATTAA
- a CDS encoding replication-associated recombination protein A yields the protein MQQAPLAERLRPAILTDLVGQQHLTGQGSILQKAIASGHIPSMILWGPPGVGKTTIANIIAHTVKASYYQLSAISSGVKEVREVIEQAKKEPKAILFIDEIHRFNKGQQDALLGAVEKGIITLIGATTENPSFEVNSALLSRCQVFVLKALEEKDLLQLLNKAIAEDSILQTTKIKVKQTEAKLRLSGGDARKLLNLLEIVTDTSIEDELVITDELVLHTIQQKMALYDKSGEQHYDIISAFIKSIRCSDPNAAVYWLARMIDGGEDVKFIARRLVILASEDIGNANPNALLLANATFDAVNKIGYPESKIILSQCATYLASSAKSNAAVAAIGKAEEAVRMYGDLPVPLHIRNAPTKLMKNLDYGKGYQYSHSYENNFSSQEYLPDKISGTTFYEPGKNAREEELRKFLKQLWKEKYNY from the coding sequence ATGCAGCAGGCTCCATTAGCAGAACGTTTAAGACCGGCAATATTAACTGACCTTGTTGGTCAGCAGCACTTAACAGGGCAAGGGAGTATTTTGCAAAAGGCAATAGCAAGCGGTCATATTCCCAGTATGATTTTGTGGGGGCCGCCTGGTGTTGGTAAAACAACTATCGCCAATATCATTGCACATACGGTTAAGGCATCTTATTATCAGCTCAGTGCTATTAGCAGTGGCGTAAAAGAAGTTCGTGAAGTGATTGAACAGGCAAAGAAAGAACCCAAAGCCATTTTATTTATTGATGAAATTCACCGTTTCAATAAAGGTCAGCAAGATGCATTATTGGGTGCAGTTGAAAAAGGAATCATTACACTTATTGGTGCCACCACAGAAAACCCTTCCTTTGAAGTAAACAGCGCCTTGCTCAGCCGATGCCAGGTTTTTGTATTAAAAGCCCTGGAAGAAAAAGATCTGCTGCAGTTATTAAACAAAGCAATAGCAGAAGACAGCATTTTACAAACAACAAAAATTAAGGTGAAGCAAACGGAAGCAAAGCTCCGTTTAAGTGGTGGTGATGCAAGAAAACTGTTGAACCTGCTTGAAATTGTAACCGATACATCAATAGAAGATGAGTTAGTGATTACAGATGAACTGGTCTTGCACACTATTCAGCAAAAGATGGCTTTGTATGATAAGAGTGGGGAACAGCACTATGATATCATTTCAGCATTTATCAAATCTATCCGTTGCAGCGACCCCAATGCCGCTGTATATTGGCTGGCAAGAATGATTGATGGCGGAGAAGATGTGAAATTCATTGCACGCAGGTTAGTAATACTTGCCAGTGAAGATATTGGCAATGCCAACCCCAATGCATTGCTGCTGGCAAATGCAACATTTGATGCGGTAAATAAGATTGGTTATCCCGAATCAAAAATTATTTTATCGCAATGTGCAACTTATTTAGCATCATCAGCAAAAAGTAATGCTGCTGTTGCAGCTATTGGCAAAGCAGAAGAAGCGGTAAGAATGTATGGTGATCTGCCTGTTCCCTTGCATATTCGAAATGCACCAACGAAGCTGATGAAGAATTTGGATTATGGCAAAGGCTATCAGTATTCACATAGCTATGAAAATAATTTTTCTTCACAGGAATACTTACCTGATAAAATAAGCGGAACAACATTTTATGAACCCGGTAAAAATGCAAGGGAAGAAGAACTGCGTAAGTTTTTAAAACAACTCTGGAAAGAAAAATATAACTATTAA